From the Phyllobacterium zundukense genome, one window contains:
- a CDS encoding transporter substrate-binding domain-containing protein, with amino-acid sequence MKLKLFLAAAVFAGAACLSTMVSADQLDDIKAAGTLNCGVLTNSPPLGFQDPKTREPAGYEIELCGMFAKYLGVKPQLTPVSPQTRMAELTQSRVDILSSLLSYSKERAEQVDFSGAYIAEDFNFVVLDGSNIKTVDDLSGQRIGLVKGSVLIPLTEKRIPDARILSFETSAASFLALQQGKVKATVYRYSEGKAVHRNAGDDIKALRFLDEPLLSMPSGFAFRKGSPELVKTADEFLASIEKSGEGQKLYDKWLGKDSDLKATRKFEFGKPQSTWFTN; translated from the coding sequence ATGAAACTGAAGCTATTTCTGGCCGCCGCAGTCTTTGCCGGTGCGGCCTGCCTTTCGACAATGGTCTCTGCCGATCAACTCGACGACATCAAGGCCGCCGGAACCTTGAACTGTGGTGTGCTGACCAACTCGCCGCCGCTCGGATTCCAGGATCCCAAAACGCGTGAGCCTGCTGGCTACGAGATCGAGCTTTGCGGCATGTTTGCCAAATACCTAGGCGTCAAGCCCCAGCTCACTCCGGTCTCGCCGCAGACCCGAATGGCGGAGTTGACACAAAGTCGCGTCGACATTCTTTCGTCGCTTCTCAGCTACAGCAAGGAGCGCGCGGAACAGGTCGATTTCAGCGGTGCCTACATCGCCGAAGATTTTAACTTTGTTGTTCTAGATGGTTCAAATATCAAGACAGTCGATGATTTGTCGGGGCAGCGTATAGGTCTCGTCAAGGGATCCGTTCTCATTCCCTTGACTGAAAAGCGGATCCCCGACGCACGCATTTTGTCGTTCGAGACGAGCGCAGCATCGTTCCTCGCACTCCAGCAGGGCAAGGTCAAAGCGACCGTCTATCGCTATTCCGAGGGCAAGGCCGTTCATCGCAACGCCGGTGACGATATCAAGGCGCTGCGCTTCCTCGACGAACCTCTGCTGTCGATGCCGTCCGGCTTCGCCTTCCGCAAGGGCTCTCCAGAGCTCGTAAAGACGGCCGACGAATTCCTGGCAAGTATCGAGAAAAGCGGCGAGGGACAGAAGCTTTACGACAAGTGGCTCGGCAAGGACTCCGATCTGAAGGCAACGCGGAAGTTCGAATTCGGCAAGCCGCAGTCGACCTGGTTCACAAACTGA
- a CDS encoding L-idonate 5-dehydrogenase: protein MKAIVAHAAKDVRIEDVREEQPGPGEVKLRLATGGICGSDLHYYNHGGFGTVRLKQPMILGHEVSAIVETLGEGVDGFSVGDLVAVSPSRPCRTCKYCQQGLHNQCLHMRFYGSAMPFPHIQGAFRQSLVADAIQCVPAGDLTPGEAAMAEPLAVTLHATRRAGEMLGKRVLVTGCGPIGVLSILAARRAGAAEIVATDLSDFTLAMAKTLGADRTINTQHEPEALAAYSADKGTFDVLYECSGAAAALSGGIAALRPRGVIVQLGLGGDMSLPMMAITAKELDLRGSFRFHEEFATGVSLMRNGLIDVKPLITHTVRLEDALSAFEIASDRSRAMKAQIAFS from the coding sequence ATGAAAGCCATCGTCGCACACGCGGCCAAGGATGTCCGCATCGAAGACGTTCGGGAAGAGCAGCCCGGCCCAGGTGAGGTGAAGCTCCGGCTCGCCACTGGCGGGATCTGCGGCAGCGATCTGCATTACTACAATCATGGCGGCTTTGGCACCGTCCGCCTGAAGCAGCCGATGATCCTCGGCCACGAGGTTTCCGCCATCGTCGAAACGCTTGGGGAAGGTGTCGACGGATTCTCGGTGGGCGATCTCGTTGCCGTCTCACCCTCGCGTCCCTGCCGAACCTGCAAATACTGTCAGCAGGGCCTCCACAACCAATGCCTCCACATGCGCTTTTATGGCAGCGCAATGCCTTTTCCGCATATCCAGGGCGCTTTCCGTCAGAGCCTCGTTGCCGACGCCATTCAATGTGTGCCGGCCGGAGACTTAACGCCCGGCGAAGCGGCCATGGCCGAACCTCTGGCCGTGACGCTGCATGCGACGCGGCGTGCGGGCGAAATGCTGGGCAAACGGGTGCTCGTCACGGGCTGCGGTCCGATCGGCGTGCTGTCGATCCTTGCCGCCCGCCGCGCCGGCGCCGCCGAGATCGTTGCGACCGATCTTTCCGACTTCACGCTCGCCATGGCGAAGACCTTGGGGGCCGACCGCACGATCAATACGCAGCATGAGCCCGAGGCGCTAGCGGCCTATTCGGCCGACAAGGGAACCTTCGACGTGCTCTACGAATGCTCTGGCGCAGCCGCGGCGCTTTCCGGTGGCATCGCAGCACTCAGACCTCGTGGTGTAATCGTTCAGCTCGGGCTCGGCGGTGATATGAGCCTGCCGATGATGGCAATCACCGCCAAGGAACTGGACTTGCGCGGCTCGTTCCGCTTCCATGAGGAGTTTGCGACCGGTGTCTCTCTGATGCGCAACGGGCTGATCGACGTCAAGCCGCTGATCACTCACACCGTGCGGCTCGAAGATGCGCTCTCGGCCTTTGAGATCGCCTCGGACCGCAGCCGGGCGATGAAGGCCCAAATCGCATTCTCTTGA
- the pxpB gene encoding 5-oxoprolinase subunit PxpB, which produces MAQRRQAQISTIGARAFLLQAPGDFDLPAQRRIWALAHALRQWDDLGEVVPGMTNLLAIFKTTPEDPDVVTTRLRDAWERAESIDIKGKTIEISVHYGGEHAIDLAALCDRSGLTDREAVRLHHEGTYTVFALGSAPGFGYLHGLDPRIHMPRKTVPSLKMVKGCVTIGGMQTGVAVLTGPNGWNSIGFADLQMFDPTAAVPAIMAPGDTVRFLPERIEL; this is translated from the coding sequence ATGGCTCAGCGGCGCCAGGCCCAAATCTCCACGATCGGTGCTCGGGCTTTTTTGCTCCAGGCGCCCGGCGACTTCGATCTTCCCGCCCAAAGACGGATCTGGGCGCTTGCGCACGCGCTCCGGCAATGGGACGACCTCGGCGAGGTCGTGCCGGGGATGACCAATCTTCTGGCAATCTTCAAGACGACGCCCGAGGACCCGGATGTTGTCACCACGCGACTTCGCGACGCGTGGGAGCGGGCCGAAAGCATCGACATCAAGGGCAAGACCATCGAGATAAGCGTCCATTACGGCGGAGAGCATGCCATCGACCTGGCCGCGCTCTGCGATCGTTCGGGATTGACCGACCGCGAGGCTGTCCGCCTCCATCACGAGGGCACCTATACGGTCTTTGCGCTGGGAAGCGCGCCGGGTTTTGGCTATCTCCACGGACTGGACCCTCGCATCCATATGCCGCGTAAGACAGTACCCTCCCTGAAGATGGTCAAGGGCTGTGTCACCATCGGTGGCATGCAGACAGGCGTCGCGGTGCTGACCGGACCAAACGGCTGGAATTCAATCGGCTTTGCCGATCTCCAGATGTTCGATCCCACCGCGGCCGTGCCCGCGATCATGGCGCCGGGTGACACCGTACGCTTCCTGCCGGAAAGGATTGAGCTGTGA
- a CDS encoding biotin-dependent carboxyltransferase family protein, with protein MIEIVDAGPLNTIQDLGRPGYRDIGVTASGAMDPLALKIANLLVGNDQGAAGIEVQTFPFRLRFRETTVFAVTGGANAKIEGVVLPPWWMQTGDAGQVLELLPSPVAARAYIAFAGGVDVPIVMGSRSTSLRGAFGGIDGRFLQKGDSLLLGESLATALPADGLGVVPPAIALAEFFPVAPDSTLLIRALPAGEYDLFGADGERFWSQSWKISSQSDRTGYRLSGEPVRPTESVEMRSYGIVPGVVQVPPGGEPIVQMSDANTAGGYPKIAGVLDADLWRLGQARIGSRLRFVRSSHAEARTLDKAVAAYVDDVRNTSQMVGRALKTMAGPQRVVREGKHQ; from the coding sequence GTGATCGAGATCGTCGACGCCGGGCCCTTGAACACGATCCAGGATCTCGGTCGACCGGGCTATCGCGATATCGGTGTTACGGCGAGCGGTGCCATGGACCCCCTGGCGTTGAAGATCGCCAATCTGCTGGTTGGGAATGATCAAGGTGCTGCGGGGATCGAGGTGCAAACCTTCCCGTTTCGCCTCCGTTTCCGTGAAACGACGGTTTTCGCCGTGACCGGCGGCGCCAACGCGAAAATTGAAGGCGTCGTTCTGCCGCCCTGGTGGATGCAGACGGGCGACGCCGGACAAGTTCTTGAGCTCTTACCGTCTCCTGTAGCGGCCCGTGCCTACATCGCCTTCGCGGGAGGTGTGGACGTTCCAATCGTCATGGGCTCGCGCAGCACCTCGCTGCGGGGCGCCTTTGGCGGCATTGACGGCCGGTTCCTGCAGAAAGGAGATTCGCTGCTTCTCGGCGAGTCCTTGGCTACGGCCTTGCCGGCCGACGGGCTGGGCGTCGTGCCCCCGGCAATAGCACTGGCGGAATTCTTTCCCGTCGCACCCGATAGCACTCTGCTCATCCGGGCATTGCCGGCGGGCGAATACGACCTTTTCGGTGCCGATGGCGAACGCTTCTGGAGCCAGAGCTGGAAAATCTCCTCGCAGAGCGATCGGACAGGCTACCGGCTTTCCGGCGAGCCGGTGCGGCCAACGGAGTCGGTGGAAATGCGCTCGTACGGGATCGTTCCGGGCGTGGTCCAGGTGCCCCCCGGAGGCGAGCCCATCGTGCAGATGAGCGACGCTAACACCGCTGGCGGATATCCGAAGATCGCCGGTGTCCTCGACGCCGATCTCTGGCGGCTTGGGCAGGCGCGGATCGGGAGTCGTCTACGCTTCGTCCGCTCCTCGCATGCCGAAGCGCGGACACTCGACAAGGCCGTCGCCGCTTATGTGGACGATGTCCGCAACACCTCGCAGATGGTCGGGCGCGCCTTGAAAACTATGGCGGGGCCACAGCGGGTCGTCCGGGAAGGGAAACATCAATGA
- a CDS encoding 4-carboxy-4-hydroxy-2-oxoadipate aldolase/oxaloacetate decarboxylase: MSHIKQIPERPSREAVEAIAKFSPATLHEAQGRRGALSSRLKPVDYRMKLCGPAFTVKCAPRDNIMLQLAINYAQPGDIIVVSAGEYEEAGSFGDVLANACLAKGIGGLVTDTGVRDTLQLRDLGFPVFSLSVCIKGTVKETLGAVNDPITIGDELVYPGDIIAGDADGLVVIRRDEALAVAELAQAREDAEAGYIAAYKAGKSVIEVSNLEPVLRAKGLVVDL; encoded by the coding sequence ATGAGCCATATCAAGCAAATTCCTGAACGCCCGAGCCGGGAGGCGGTCGAGGCGATCGCTAAGTTCTCTCCTGCGACACTGCATGAGGCGCAGGGGCGCCGGGGCGCGCTCTCCTCGCGCCTGAAGCCGGTCGATTACCGTATGAAGCTGTGCGGCCCGGCCTTTACTGTGAAGTGCGCGCCCCGCGACAACATCATGCTGCAACTCGCGATCAACTACGCTCAGCCTGGCGACATCATCGTCGTATCTGCAGGGGAATACGAGGAAGCGGGATCATTTGGCGACGTACTAGCCAATGCCTGCCTCGCCAAGGGCATAGGCGGTCTAGTGACTGACACGGGCGTACGCGATACCCTGCAGCTTCGCGATCTCGGCTTTCCGGTCTTTTCTCTGAGCGTCTGCATCAAGGGGACGGTCAAAGAAACGCTTGGGGCAGTGAACGATCCGATCACCATCGGCGACGAACTGGTCTATCCGGGCGACATCATTGCCGGCGACGCCGACGGGCTGGTCGTCATTCGAAGGGATGAAGCTCTCGCGGTGGCCGAACTCGCCCAGGCACGCGAGGATGCCGAAGCCGGCTATATTGCCGCCTACAAGGCTGGCAAGTCGGTAATCGAAGTCAGCAACCTTGAGCCGGTTCTCAGGGCCAAAGGCCTTGTGGTCGATCTCTAA
- a CDS encoding 5-oxoprolinase subunit PxpA, translating to MKIDINSDMGEGFGPYRLCDDEALMKVVSSANIACGFHAGDPDTMARMVRLAKANGVGIGAHPGLPDRLGFGRRDLPFATDELRQQMLYQLGALTAIAKAERVSVAHISFHAAMGNMVNRDPVLADVMMDAIRAVDSNLIVFAMPDSTIAQAAGRAGLKTLLLFLADRAYDAQGKLVARGLSGAVIKEEETLRARVRQFLKTGTVTSIEGETLVVPARSILVHSDTPGSLELARIVRREIESAGATIAPAAEIVE from the coding sequence ATGAAGATCGACATAAATTCGGACATGGGCGAGGGTTTTGGCCCCTATCGGCTCTGTGATGACGAGGCGCTGATGAAGGTCGTATCTTCGGCCAACATCGCCTGTGGCTTCCATGCCGGTGACCCTGACACGATGGCGCGTATGGTTCGCCTCGCCAAAGCGAATGGCGTCGGTATCGGCGCCCATCCGGGACTGCCGGACAGGCTGGGCTTCGGCCGCCGCGACTTACCTTTCGCTACCGACGAGCTCCGCCAGCAGATGCTCTACCAGCTGGGGGCGCTGACGGCGATCGCGAAGGCAGAGCGCGTTTCCGTCGCTCACATCAGCTTCCACGCCGCTATGGGCAACATGGTGAACCGGGATCCGGTACTGGCTGATGTGATGATGGATGCGATCCGTGCGGTCGATTCGAACCTTATTGTCTTTGCGATGCCCGATAGCACGATCGCGCAAGCCGCGGGCCGTGCGGGCCTGAAGACACTCCTGCTGTTCCTCGCCGACCGCGCCTATGATGCTCAAGGCAAGCTTGTCGCCCGCGGCTTGTCTGGAGCCGTTATCAAGGAAGAGGAGACTCTTCGGGCGCGCGTCAGGCAGTTCCTCAAGACGGGCACCGTCACGAGCATCGAGGGCGAGACCCTTGTTGTGCCGGCCCGCTCCATCCTCGTTCACAGCGATACTCCAGGATCGCTAGAGCTCGCGCGGATCGTGCGCCGCGAGATCGAGTCCGCGGGGGCAACGATCGCTCCGGCTGCCGAAATCGTCGAATGA
- a CDS encoding amino acid ABC transporter ATP-binding protein, translated as MIEFQGVSKWFGANKVIKDISATVDKGTTIVLCGPSGSGKSTLVRTVNRLEPIQEGTITVGGTDIYARSVNVNTLRIGIGFVFQQFNLFPHLTVVENVMLPLRRLHHQSRKEALPIALLMLERVGLADKANTLPADISGGQSQRVAIARSLILKPEVLILDEPTSALDPEMVSEVLKLLRQLSGEGITMMCVTHEMGFAREVADRIWFLKNGELTFDAKPELFFSPETHPDVLGFLSAIQKNH; from the coding sequence ATGATCGAGTTTCAAGGCGTTTCCAAATGGTTCGGGGCAAACAAGGTCATCAAGGACATTTCCGCGACAGTCGACAAAGGGACAACCATCGTGCTGTGCGGGCCTTCGGGGTCGGGAAAATCGACGCTGGTGCGGACGGTGAACCGGCTCGAGCCGATCCAGGAGGGCACGATCACGGTAGGCGGCACGGACATCTACGCCAGGTCGGTCAACGTGAATACGCTACGAATCGGCATCGGCTTCGTCTTCCAGCAATTCAATCTGTTTCCTCATCTGACCGTAGTCGAGAATGTCATGCTGCCTTTGCGCCGGCTCCATCATCAATCGCGCAAGGAGGCGCTACCAATCGCGCTCCTGATGCTGGAGCGGGTTGGACTTGCGGACAAGGCGAATACGCTTCCTGCCGATATTTCCGGCGGCCAGTCCCAGCGCGTCGCGATTGCCCGGTCCCTGATCCTGAAGCCCGAGGTGCTCATCCTCGACGAGCCGACCAGCGCGCTCGATCCTGAAATGGTCAGCGAAGTGCTAAAGCTGCTTCGCCAGCTTTCCGGGGAAGGCATCACCATGATGTGCGTGACCCACGAAATGGGCTTTGCCCGCGAGGTGGCCGACCGCATCTGGTTCCTGAAAAACGGAGAGCTGACGTTCGACGCCAAGCCGGAGCTATTCTTCTCTCCCGAGACCCACCCGGACGTGCTGGGGTTCCTCTCCGCCATACAGAAAAACCACTAG
- a CDS encoding acetyl-CoA carboxylase biotin carboxylase subunit — translation MPNGQNNIVERERGFDTVLIANRGEIALRILKACKDLGLKTVMVCSQADRQASYGALADTFLCIGPASSGKSYLNKDAILLAARLTGAGAVHPGYGFLSENAAFSKAVEEAGMVFIGPTAQSIATMGDKIAAKSAMIAAGVPCVPGPDSELPDDHAAVEAIASQIGYPVIVKAAGGGGGRGMRVVPDAGVLHESVAVTREEARQAFGSPALYMEKFLQHPRHIEIQVLCDVHGNAVWLGHRDCSMQRRHQKVIEEAPAPGIAPDVIGPVAQACVKACLQIGYRGIGTFEFLYEDGGFYFIEMNTRLQVEHPVTEMTSGIDIVQAQIKAAQGIPLGMIQNDVMTEGHALECRINAEDPITFLASAGMITDLALPSGPGIRVDTHVHAGYKVSPYYDSLIGKVIAHAPSRAEAIVMMRAALAETKIEGISTNLPLLRMLFDDEGFATGGTDIHYLEKWLKRRSAS, via the coding sequence ATGCCGAACGGTCAAAACAACATTGTCGAACGGGAGCGAGGCTTCGACACGGTGTTAATCGCCAATCGTGGAGAGATTGCGCTGAGAATTCTCAAGGCATGTAAAGATCTCGGCCTGAAGACGGTCATGGTCTGCTCTCAAGCCGATAGGCAGGCAAGCTATGGCGCTCTCGCGGACACCTTCCTTTGCATCGGTCCGGCGAGCTCCGGCAAGAGTTATCTTAACAAGGATGCGATCCTTCTCGCCGCGCGCCTCACGGGCGCCGGTGCGGTTCATCCCGGATACGGTTTCCTGTCCGAGAACGCAGCCTTCTCTAAGGCGGTGGAGGAAGCGGGGATGGTATTCATCGGGCCGACGGCCCAGTCGATTGCAACCATGGGCGACAAGATTGCAGCCAAGAGCGCGATGATCGCCGCGGGCGTTCCATGCGTTCCGGGGCCGGATTCCGAGCTGCCCGACGACCACGCTGCCGTCGAGGCAATTGCCTCGCAGATTGGCTATCCGGTCATCGTCAAGGCAGCGGGCGGTGGAGGGGGACGCGGCATGCGCGTGGTTCCTGATGCCGGGGTGCTGCACGAATCCGTCGCGGTTACTCGCGAGGAGGCCCGCCAGGCCTTCGGATCCCCAGCGCTGTACATGGAGAAGTTCCTCCAGCACCCGCGCCACATCGAAATCCAGGTGCTGTGCGACGTGCACGGCAACGCGGTCTGGCTCGGCCATCGCGATTGCTCAATGCAGCGCCGTCACCAGAAGGTCATTGAGGAAGCGCCAGCGCCCGGCATCGCGCCTGATGTCATCGGGCCGGTCGCGCAAGCGTGTGTCAAAGCTTGCCTGCAAATCGGCTATCGCGGTATCGGCACTTTCGAGTTTCTCTATGAGGATGGTGGTTTCTATTTCATCGAGATGAACACACGGCTGCAGGTGGAACACCCGGTGACGGAAATGACCAGCGGCATCGACATCGTTCAGGCACAGATCAAAGCGGCGCAGGGTATCCCGCTGGGCATGATCCAGAACGACGTCATGACGGAGGGCCATGCTTTGGAATGCCGGATAAATGCTGAAGATCCCATCACTTTCCTCGCTTCAGCCGGCATGATTACGGACTTGGCGCTGCCGTCTGGGCCCGGCATCCGCGTCGACACCCATGTGCACGCGGGCTACAAGGTTTCGCCTTACTACGATTCCCTGATCGGCAAGGTGATTGCGCATGCACCATCGCGCGCCGAGGCGATCGTCATGATGCGCGCTGCACTCGCCGAAACGAAGATCGAAGGCATTTCTACCAATCTCCCCTTGCTGCGGATGCTGTTCGACGACGAAGGCTTTGCAACCGGCGGTACAGATATTCATTATCTCGAAAAATGGCTGAAACGACGGAGCGCATCATGA
- a CDS encoding acetyl-CoA carboxylase, which yields MSVVDFSDPETIAFLAAALQAAGVDGIEINQPECTLRIVARRDAPSVDPLVQILQTTSRATQSEKVTAPMAGVFSSLHPASSAPPLEPPPEVAAGETLGFIWIGPILLPVKAAKTGVLTRRVAADGSVVGYGDPLFEFELHP from the coding sequence ATGAGCGTGGTGGATTTCAGCGATCCCGAGACGATTGCCTTTCTCGCCGCTGCACTCCAGGCGGCCGGTGTCGACGGGATCGAAATAAATCAACCCGAGTGCACGCTGCGCATTGTCGCCAGGCGAGATGCTCCCAGTGTGGATCCACTGGTTCAGATCCTGCAAACAACGTCGCGCGCGACGCAGTCAGAGAAGGTGACTGCTCCCATGGCAGGAGTGTTCAGCAGCCTTCATCCCGCCTCGTCTGCGCCGCCATTGGAGCCTCCGCCAGAGGTCGCGGCAGGCGAGACTCTGGGTTTCATCTGGATCGGTCCCATCCTCCTGCCGGTCAAAGCTGCAAAAACGGGGGTGCTGACACGGCGGGTTGCCGCGGATGGCTCCGTCGTTGGCTATGGCGACCCTCTCTTTGAATTCGAGCTCCACCCATGA
- a CDS encoding amino acid ABC transporter permease, with protein MLEIIREYGLMLLVGEYPHGKLGGLALTLIISIASLAVTFPCAVLIALARTGRSRPFKAVASGFVHCVRAIPLLMLIFWAYFALPMVIGFPIDATYTLIIAIVIYQAAYLGEIIAAGIEGLPKGQMEAAKALGLGYIPTTFRVILPQALFNVIPGIVNQLTTIIKESSLGSIIAVSELSYVMLQVNSNEVTKPLQIFGILAATYFILCFALSQATNWLERGIGNRRTGRVVVEAVA; from the coding sequence ATGCTCGAGATCATTCGCGAATACGGTCTTATGCTACTGGTCGGCGAATATCCCCATGGAAAGCTGGGCGGTCTTGCCCTAACGCTGATCATCTCAATCGCGAGCCTTGCCGTCACCTTTCCTTGCGCCGTTCTGATCGCGCTGGCGAGAACCGGTCGGTCACGTCCGTTTAAGGCAGTCGCCAGCGGCTTCGTCCATTGCGTGCGCGCTATCCCGCTGCTGATGCTGATCTTCTGGGCCTATTTCGCGCTGCCGATGGTTATCGGCTTTCCGATCGACGCGACCTATACGCTGATCATCGCGATCGTGATCTATCAAGCCGCCTATCTCGGCGAGATCATCGCCGCCGGAATTGAGGGTCTGCCGAAAGGGCAGATGGAGGCCGCCAAGGCGCTAGGGCTCGGCTATATTCCGACCACCTTCCGCGTGATCCTGCCGCAAGCACTGTTCAATGTCATTCCCGGCATCGTCAACCAGCTCACAACCATCATCAAGGAATCGTCACTGGGGTCGATCATCGCCGTCTCGGAGCTTTCCTACGTGATGCTGCAGGTCAATTCGAATGAGGTGACCAAACCGTTGCAGATCTTCGGGATTCTAGCTGCCACGTATTTCATTCTCTGCTTCGCGCTGAGCCAGGCAACGAACTGGCTGGAACGGGGTATTGGCAACCGGCGGACGGGGCGCGTGGTCGTGGAGGCGGTGGCATGA
- a CDS encoding LysR family transcriptional regulator: MTLDLLKMRYFAKIAELGSFTRASSDLGVAQPALSLHMRGLEEQLGVQLLNRTPRGVVATEAGQTLLSHAQAILRALDQAEAATKEQAKYPTGDVSLGILSSICPTLSIPVIKECSECFPKVRLTISEGDSQALRVAVDTRVHDLAVTLDSVAKSTSAPLFEEMLYVIGPSGAFASDATLTVEEALDLPLILPTRRHGIRILLERQALMFGRELNIVREIEGVATTKAAIRAGLGLTILGRGAIHADRENRSLSAIALTHPGLTRRLVLDMPVNHPPSRAVIEVRKILLAVVRKLGAEGHWTCLSPKLSGTL; the protein is encoded by the coding sequence ATGACCCTCGACCTGTTGAAGATGCGCTACTTCGCCAAGATTGCCGAACTGGGGTCTTTTACACGCGCCTCCAGCGACCTCGGCGTCGCCCAGCCGGCGCTCAGCCTTCACATGCGCGGACTAGAAGAACAGCTAGGTGTCCAGCTGTTGAACCGGACACCGCGTGGCGTCGTTGCCACTGAGGCAGGGCAGACGCTGCTGTCCCATGCCCAAGCTATCCTCCGGGCGCTCGACCAGGCGGAAGCAGCGACGAAGGAACAGGCGAAATATCCAACGGGTGACGTCTCTCTGGGTATTCTGAGTTCAATTTGCCCGACGCTCTCAATTCCCGTGATAAAGGAATGCTCTGAGTGTTTTCCGAAGGTCCGCCTGACGATCAGCGAGGGTGACAGCCAGGCGCTTCGGGTAGCGGTGGATACACGTGTCCACGATCTTGCTGTCACCCTGGACAGTGTGGCCAAATCGACATCCGCGCCGCTCTTCGAAGAAATGCTCTACGTCATCGGCCCTTCAGGAGCATTCGCCTCCGACGCCACGTTGACGGTGGAAGAGGCGCTCGACCTGCCGCTGATCCTGCCCACACGACGCCACGGAATCCGTATTCTGCTTGAGCGGCAGGCCCTGATGTTTGGTCGGGAACTCAATATTGTGCGCGAAATCGAAGGTGTGGCGACCACGAAGGCTGCAATCCGCGCCGGTCTCGGGTTGACGATCCTCGGGCGCGGCGCGATCCATGCCGACCGTGAGAACAGAAGCCTCTCCGCCATCGCCCTGACGCACCCCGGCCTTACCCGGCGCCTCGTTCTTGATATGCCCGTCAACCATCCGCCCTCGCGGGCAGTGATCGAGGTGCGGAAAATTTTACTCGCCGTCGTCAGAAAGCTCGGTGCCGAGGGTCACTGGACTTGCCTCTCGCCGAAGCTGTCCGGAACCCTATAG
- a CDS encoding acetyl-CoA carboxylase biotin carboxyl carrier protein produces MDLSKIKTLIDFVGHSNITELTVTEKDTTVRIFRMRGSSHGASSSHAPANDAPPTTSTSTEIFPPDTVSIPVHAPIFGVLHAAPAPGENAFIKLGDAVEAGQTLFIIEAMKVFNTIVAPRAGRILHITAIDGSEVETGDMLAEIV; encoded by the coding sequence ATGGATCTTTCAAAAATAAAGACGCTGATCGACTTCGTCGGCCACTCGAACATCACCGAGCTTACCGTTACGGAAAAAGACACGACGGTCCGGATTTTCCGAATGCGCGGCTCAAGTCACGGCGCATCTTCATCGCATGCACCGGCAAACGATGCACCGCCGACAACTTCGACATCGACCGAAATCTTCCCGCCGGATACGGTGTCCATTCCAGTCCATGCGCCAATCTTTGGAGTGCTACACGCCGCCCCGGCTCCCGGTGAAAACGCATTCATCAAGCTCGGCGACGCGGTCGAGGCGGGACAGACCCTCTTCATCATCGAGGCCATGAAGGTATTCAACACGATTGTCGCCCCCCGGGCGGGCCGCATACTCCATATCACCGCTATCGACGGCAGCGAGGTTGAGACGGGCGACATGCTGGCGGAGATTGTCTGA
- a CDS encoding amino acid ABC transporter permease: MGYQLDFGKILQGEYLELILQGLQTTMVLFVLSWIFGLVLAIFLTVVRAIEFRPTQLLVAAFVEYHRNVPVLIQLFVWYFGFAVVLPDAVNDYLNDIGAEIGYAIVALALNKAAYMSEDFRSGMRSIHPAQMEAARSSGLTYLGAMRWVILPQAWRLALPALLGQTLILFKGTSLAAGIGVAELSYQARYIEEQSFRIFEAYGIATAIYMLISFAIMWGSSFLSDRFRLRVK; the protein is encoded by the coding sequence ATGGGTTACCAGCTTGATTTTGGTAAAATCCTGCAGGGTGAGTATCTGGAACTCATCCTTCAGGGCCTTCAGACAACAATGGTCTTGTTCGTCCTGTCGTGGATATTCGGGCTGGTGCTAGCGATTTTCCTCACCGTCGTTCGGGCGATTGAGTTCCGGCCGACGCAATTGCTCGTCGCCGCTTTCGTTGAATATCACCGGAATGTGCCGGTGCTGATCCAGCTGTTCGTCTGGTATTTCGGGTTTGCCGTCGTCCTGCCCGATGCCGTCAACGACTATCTCAACGACATCGGGGCGGAGATCGGTTATGCGATCGTGGCGCTGGCGCTCAACAAGGCTGCCTATATGTCGGAAGATTTCCGCAGTGGCATGCGCTCGATCCATCCCGCGCAGATGGAGGCTGCCCGTTCGAGCGGTCTGACCTATCTCGGCGCGATGCGCTGGGTCATCCTGCCCCAAGCCTGGCGGCTGGCGCTTCCAGCTCTTCTCGGCCAGACGTTGATCCTCTTTAAGGGCACCAGTCTTGCGGCGGGCATCGGCGTTGCCGAGTTGAGCTACCAGGCGCGCTATATCGAAGAGCAATCCTTCCGGATTTTCGAGGCTTACGGGATAGCGACGGCGATCTACATGCTGATCTCCTTTGCAATTATGTGGGGATCCTCCTTTCTGTCTGATCGTTTCCGGTTGAGGGTGAAATGA